DNA from Drosophila suzukii chromosome 2R, CBGP_Dsuzu_IsoJpt1.0, whole genome shotgun sequence:
caaaaagtttaataaaaataaaaattcatttcggttccttaaaaaaaaaagattttttcgatgacaataatatttatagtaATAAATCCTGTGATATGTAtatcaaatatttaatttgtacCATTTTGTAGTGACGAGAACACGGTGGTCAACCACGCGCCCGGCAACCTGCTGGCCTTCACCCAAATGGGTGGCAATGATCACGACACCTGGCGACGACCACGCTCCGAGAGTTCAGCGGATGCGGAGAGTGTCTACATGACCAACATGGTCATCGACTCCGGCTACCATGGGATGCACTCGCGCAAGTCAAGCGTAGGATCTACTAATCAAATTTCCTTATTTTTCCGGATACTAATCTGCAATCCAATCCACAGATCAAAAGCACGAACACAATCAAAAAATCGTACACCTGCTTCGGCAGCGTCAAGGAGTGGTGCATCGCGTGGTGGCACTCCGGTCGCGAGGACTCCGACGATTTCGCCTACGAACAGGAGGAGCCTTCTGATTTAGGGTATGCAACACCAGTAACAATTGAAACTCCTTTACAAAGCTCCGTCTccaggtagtaaaaacaatCAAAATTCTGAACTTTAATCGTCTATATTTCGAGTAAGCCGACACCGCACCAAAACTCTATCTCTCACCCCAAAGTATTTCATGTATGACTCGCATCAATTGCACCCAGAGCACTTTTCCAAGAAGCAAACAAACAACCAGCACCCAAATATATAGAAATGCATACGTATCTTCGATTTTCCGTCCAATGCCTGTGCACACAAACGTAAAGTGGCAGTGGTGAAAAGTGTCCAGCAGGATGAGAGAGCACTCGCAATCCTTTACTGGCCACCACGATGCACCAgccccattcccattcccatcccCACACCCTTTCAACAATCCCCTCCACATCCACACGCAAATCCATCAAAGTCGTAGCATCCAGCACTAAAATAATCCACGTAGATGGAAGGCTTTGCACCACTGCACACATCGGGATGGAAACGGAAACAGAACTAATTGAGGCTTACAGTCCAGAGCTCCAGAGGAGCCGTAGCTGGAGCTGGCCATTGTGCTACCCAGTTTGTTGATTCCGATGGCTGTAATTAATTCATGAAATTGGATTTGGCCAAGTGATAGTTTCGGTGTAGTTTGCGAATCTCCCCTGCGGGCAAGGAGCAATATTTGAATTTCAAATGCAACGATTCTTGTTGATAGACTGCTGGGGAAAACATTGAAGATTTGATAGGGGAACCTGTATAGATTGGTACACATTTACATAGAAATGTATACCAAATCTTGGAATAAGGACTTTAAAATCATTCAGACCTATAGAGATTAACAAATTGGTTGTGTTACTAGGTTTTTCTTAAGATAAATACTTAAACTCATAACTagtccaaaaattttaaaatcctgtaaCACTAGTAGACTTTTAAAACGATTTTCTATTAAGGTTTGGGTTTTATTATTGGATTTtagtacatttttttaaaggaaTGTAAGAGTAaagcatttttttattgtgTCCATTTTAACACATCAATTTGTACCTAtacttaataaatttattatgaatattatagTTCTAGAACTTTTATTTGAACAGCTGACAATTCTATTCCATTAGCTACAACTGGTTATTTATTCAATCCCGAAAGTCCACAAAGTTGCATGCAAATTGATTTGCATAGATCAGTGGGGAATAATTAGCAAAAATAAACAGCTGAATACATTCCATATGCAATCTGTGACTGGCATCAAAATGAATTAGCGAAAATGAGCTATTTAGATGAATCTGAAATGTGTCGCCATTTAGGCCAGCCGACAAAATATGTGAAAATCCAACACTTTATTGAAACGAATGCCAAAATGGCATTTTAAGGATATACAATGCATATAGACACATAAATCTAACCGCTGGTCTCGTTTCAATTTATGTGTGCCTCTGGCATTCGGCTGGGTAATCGATTTAAGTTGCGATTTCCGGTCACTTGTTTCCATTCCGAAATGCACTCTACACATGCATGATGTATTCTGTGTCCTGTGTCTCTGAGTGCGCCACATTTAGACGAGCAGTTGCATCCcgggttgttgttgttgcctgtTGCCTGTCAGTGTCGTTTGGAGTGGTCCACTCTAATGCGTGCTTCCGATACGAAACCAAAATACCAAACGATATCCCCTCTGTTTCGCCCTCTTTTTCCGAACCGCAGATGCACCTCGATGAACGTGATGCGGGACAACTACTCGATGGGCGGCAGTGTGAGCGGCGTCCGTCCGCCCAGCATTCTGCTGTCGGATGTCTCGCCCACGccgctgccacgcccaccgctCGCCTCCATTTCGCAGCTGCAGGAAATGAGTGCGGTTACTGGCAATGGCAATCCGATTGCGAATGCGAATTCCAGCAGCAATGGCAATGGcgccatcaacaacaacaacaacagcagcaatcaCAATGGCAATGGCACGGCAAATGGAAATGGCGGCACTGGCGGAAACGGAAGTGGGGCAGCCGGAAATGCATCGCACCGCGACTCACGCACGCTGCCCGTGATCAATCGCATTAACTCACGGTCGGTGAGCCAGGATTCGGTGTACACGATACTCATCCGCCTGCCATCCGATGGAGCATCCAGCAATGCGGCCAACGGAGGAGGAGCTGGCAATGCAggtggcggaggaggaggaggaggctgTGGAGGAGCTGCCTCGACAACCTTGAGCCTGCAAGGCGACTGTGCACCCTCCATCAAGATGATACACGAGGATGGGCCCACGACGACGTCGGCAGCTGCACCGCCAGTCGCCtctgccgccgccgccaccCGGCGACCTTTGCCCTCGCGAGACTCCGAGTTCAGCCTGCCACTCGGCAGGAGGATGTCCCATGCCCAGCACGATGCCAGGCTACTCAACGCCAAGGTCATACCCAAGCAGCTGGGCAAGGGGGCGGTGGGCGCTGGCGGAGTGGGCGGGGCCCATGCCCTAATGAACGCCCGCAATGCGGCCAAGAAGAAAAAGAAATCGCAGGAAAAGCGGCAGGAGTCGAAGGCGGCCAAGACGCTCTCGGCCATCCTGCTGAGCTTCATCATCACGTGGACGCCGTACAACATCCTGGTGCTCATCAAGCCACTGACCACCTGCTCCGACTGCATACCCACGGAGCTGTGGGACTTCTTCTACGCCCTCTGCTACATCAACTCGACGATCAACCCCATGTGCTATGCCCTGTGCAACGCCACCTTCCGGAGGACCTACGTCCGGATCCTCACCTGCAAGTGGCACACCCGGAATCGCGAGGGCATGGTGCGCGGCGTCTACAACTAGATAATTCACACTTAATCATAGTTACCCAACTGGCCAGTGAGAAAGTTAGAGGGATAACCGGTGTTAACTACTAGTAGTTGCAATATGTGTTGTGTGCTACAATTTTTGGGAGGCAGTAAAACCAAAACTAGGCTTAGCGATTACCCATTGACAAGCAGTACTGATTTTTTGATGTCTAGCCCCCGACTATATACACGCATTACCATTCCGCGAGGGTTGCcatatatttatttgccaGAACTGAGGTTTTAGGGGACATCAATCCATTCTTAGATAGTTTAAAAAGGTTCTTCTTCTTTTAAGATCACTTTATTCTTGATCTCAGATCACATTTCCTTCTCTGAATGCGTTAAAAGTTTTAAGTTGTCACAATCATGGCCAACCAACTGCTTCCAAGTATGCCAAAGATCTCATTTAGAAATCTTTAGACCTTATTTCCAAGGCAACCCTCCACGCACCTGGCCAAAGAGAAAAGAGTTATCACCGATGATCATGATCCCGAAAAGCGAGAGATTCCATTTTGTTAGGCGTTTACGTACTGTTAGGTAGGCACATGCTCGATGCAAGAAGAATTTAATACAAATATAATGGATTACGATTTGCAATTCatacacatacacatatataaggatatatatttattattatacacATGGCAAATGATTTAGCTTAAGTTGTTCGGCGAAAGGCAGAGAGGCAGAAACCCAAAAAGCTTTAATACAAGTTCAAAGTAGTTCAACGAATGGCGGTTGCATCTTGGCCAACCAATGGAAACGTTATGTTCTCGTTTCGATTTTCGTTGTGTAGGTTGGGGGGATATGATATGATAGGATATGACATGTATTTAATCGTAGGGGGAATATTGTGATTGTACTGCTCGTTTTCGATAGTTTGaatcagttttttttttgtacatGTGCGTAGAAACTAAAAAGTAAAACTAAAAAACTtaaaaccaaaccaaaccgtGCAAATCAATTTGTAGACACATACCTGCTAATATATCtgaatatgtatgtataaaaTTACGATTATTTGTATGTATTAAGAACGCAACCCACCATGGTTCAACAACTAAGAACAAACCTTTTGTAACTGACGAGGAAACCATCCGAAAAGAGCGGATTGGCATGATCTATGTAAAACCAAGAGTAAAATCAGTAACGCAAGCAATATGTTTGGGGCGTATGTCGAAGAGATGGCCCAGTTGAGGgaggatcaaggacatggggcGGGGATCGGGGATCAAGGATCAgggatcaggatcactagacgGAATAGTATTTAAATAACCCTTACACTAGGTTGTGCTGAAAGTGGCCAACCCTTCGACTGGCGGACCATCTCTTTGGACAACATCCTCGAATCGTACCACAACTCATAGCTATTAAACCAAATGCTTCTTCGAAGTGCACCAATTCAAGTAACTTATTAATAGTACATAAACCGCAAGCATATTTAAAGCATATGAGAGAGTAAAATACATACAGTATAAGCAAAAGACATCCAGGTACTACGATATATATTCGATGCGATTGGGGAGCGAACATTTTTAATGAGTGTGTAGGTAAAACTAATTGAAATATTAACAAATTGTTGGCCCCCGTTCATCCAAGTCGaatggaaatgaaaatttGGGGGCCTAGACGCGGTTGCGAGTGCGAATCAAGCCGAAATCAAAGCGACATTTGTAGTGTCTGTGACACAATACGCATATTTATACCTAAACGATACGATATATACAAGTACATATATATGAATACGACCTTTAATATGAAGTAATGAACAACAACCAACCAACAAACCCAAAAGACATGATTTACAaccacacgcacacacatcCTAATGAAGCATATAGTACTGCAACCTGCAAACTGCAAACAATATATATCCGACTAAAGCCAATCGCGAGTCGAGCAAACCAATCCAAAATACCTACATATAGCCTTTAGacgtacatacatatataatcTCGGCACGTGCCGGACACTCGATTACGAATAGATCACGTTTTTGACTACCAGCGAAAAGGTTTGACATATAGGATTACTGATTACCGGTTACAGATTACAGAGCAAGAACAGATGGACAGCATTTTGGTGAAGAGAGCAGATTTAATTGCATACAATCTAATTGTTTGGAAATATACTACGATATATAGtaatacatatataatttaaagctaacaataaaaaatgtgaatgaaaaagaagtatttatttagtcCTTTTCGGGGGTTTCCTCCTCGCACTCGGCTGGGATATCCTCATGACTCCTCATCAGCATTTGGGTATTCTTCTGGATGATCTCCAGTTTCTGCTGCATCAGCTCCTGACGTCTTTGCTCGGCCTTCAGCTGCTTGTCCTCTAGTTCCTCCAAAGTGGGTGGCTCCGAACTGGCTGCCTCCTGCATCATTTGCTGAATCCTCTTCGGCGGTTGTCGCAAAGTTTCATTCAGCGGCAGTTCCGGATTATCATCGCTCTCCAAGGGAATGGTAAAGGCCTCCGAGGCAGCTGGAACAGGGGGTTATTAGAAATCCTATTAAATGGCTTAAAGTCCCAACTCACGGTACTCCTTGTGGCCGGCCATTTTAGTTTTATTGGACTTGGCTGAAGCGGGCTTTTGTGATTTGGTGTCTTCTTCGGTGGCGGAGGTTTTGGAGCCGGAGCAGCCCATGCTACGCAACCATTCAGGCGCAAGGCATTACGCCTAAGACTTCCGTTTCAGTACTACCTTTACCGTTGCCTTTACCTTTACCGTTTCCGTTCGGCGGGAAGATGGCTGAAAACGATGCTGATGTGATTTCCTGCTGCAGCCGCTTGGTTAGAGCCAACATTCAATTTCCGCCGCCGTTCAGCTCATTAGACTACGGCCAACTGCAGCTGAGGCCACGTTTAATGGCTCATTAGTATTGATTTTTCTGGGATTTACCAAGGTAGGTATCCGGCAGCCCTTCAGGACACACAGCCGTTTGTCGGGACAATGCGATGGCGACTGACTACTGGAGAAATTGCAATGCAAAGTTTTCCGCGCGCGTGACCATTATTAATAATCGTCGGTATGGCCAGGACAGCGGACCAGGATCAATATTCACATGAGCTTTGCGTGGGTGCGGTTAATAATGAAGCGGCTAGCCAGGACAAACACAGACAAAGGGACATGAGCGCCCCCCCCAACTAACCCACAAAATGTCAATCAACTCCGCTGGCCATAATAAACGCTAATTGCGGTTTCATTCGCAAACACCGTCGATATCCGACTCCGAGTTTAGTGACCCACTCAACTTTGACCGGGCCAACGAGTAGGATGGCTGCTTGGGCAGCTATAGTCTTTGATTTCTGTCTCCGCCGTCGACACTTGGCCATAAAAGCCCACATGGCCCAAACAACTAACGGCTTCCGGCTGAAGACCAAGTCAAAGTCGAAGACGAAGACCGAAACCCACGGAAGCCGCGGCGCGTGCCAATCCACCGCCCATGTCGTCCACACTTAGCCAACGCACAGTGGCTGCATTCTAAAGGTTTTGTTTtccaaaataatattttttgaagcACTGGAAATAATAAATCAAACAATACCAGACAAAAGTACTTCAAAGAATTTTTCTATATGCTTTGTATTTACTTAAATTCAATctttcttatatatttttagaacaGTTTGAATTTTGTATATAAAATGTATCTTTAACATCGTACGTAAGTATACCAAAAACGATGTTGTTTTAGCTATAATTGGAAGTCGAAATATGtgaaatcaatttttaaatcCGGTTTCCGATTTTATTCATAAAATCATAACTTTTATTATGTTTCATCCCGTTATGGTTTTATTCAAACATTTTATACCTAGTCAAGGAACTTGggtaaaataatatttaaaaagtgaTTTCACATATGTCCGACATATGATATAAACATGAATATGTTTATTCTTTAGTAAACAAGTAAGTACATGGGTGAACTCAAAATATTCCAATCTAATTCagatattatttaaaatataatatattttacaagaTACCACATTCTTTGTTAAGAATAATTTTTCCTTCGAAagctattattttaataagaaataaattaaaatataaccaTTGTACTCCGGCTGGCAAGTGGCAACCATTAGTATGTGCCACACGTT
Protein-coding regions in this window:
- the mAChR-A gene encoding muscarinic acetylcholine receptor DM1 isoform X2, with protein sequence MEPVMSLALAAHGPPSILEPLFKTVTTSTTTTTTTTTSTTTTTSSPAGYAPGYPGGTTLLTALLENLTSTAASGLYDPYSGIYGNQTNGTLGFETKGPRYSLASMVVMGFVAAILSTVTVAGNVMVMISFKIDKQLQTISNYFLFSLAIADFAIGAISMPLFAVTTILGYWPLGPIVCDTWLALDYLASNASVLNLLIISFDRYFSVTRPLTYRAKRTTNRAAVMIGAAWGISLLLWPPWIYSWPYIEGKRTVPKDECYIQFIETNQYITFGTALAAFYFPVTIMCFLYWRIWRETKKRQKDLPNLQAGKKDSSKRSNSSDENTVVNHAPGNLLAFTQMGGNDHDTWRRPRSESSADAESVYMTNMVIDSGYHGMHSRKSSIKSTNTIKKSYTCFGSVKEWCIAWWHSGREDSDDFAYEQEEPSDLGCTSMNVMRDNYSMGGSVSGVRPPSILLSDVSPTPLPRPPLASISQLQEMSAVTGNGNPIANANSSSNGNGAINNNNNSSNHNGNGTANGNGGTGGNGSGAAGNASHRDSRTLPVINRINSRSVSQDSVYTILIRLPSDGASSNAANGGGAGNAGGGGGGGGCGGAASTTLSLQGDCAPSIKMIHEDGPTTTSAAAPPVASAAAATRRPLPSRDSEFSLPLGRRMSHAQHDARLLNAKVIPKQLGKGAVGAGGVGGAHALMNARNAAKKKKKSQEKRQESKAAKTLSAILLSFIITWTPYNILVLIKPLTTCSDCIPTELWDFFYALCYINSTINPMCYALCNATFRRTYVRILTCKWHTRNREGMVRGVYN
- the mAChR-A gene encoding muscarinic acetylcholine receptor DM1 isoform X1 codes for the protein MEPVMSLALAAHGPPSILEPLFKTVTTSTTTTTTTTTSTTTTTSSPAGYAPGYPGGTTLLTALLENLTSTAASGLYDPYSGIYGNQTNGTLGFETKGPRYSLASMVVMGFVAAILSTVTVAGNVMVMISFKIDKQLQTISNYFLFSLAIADFAIGAISMPLFAVTTILGYWPLGPIVCDTWLALDYLASNASVLNLLIISFDRYFSVTRPLTYRAKRTTNRAAVMIGAAWGISLLLWPPWIYSWPYIEGKRTVPKDECYIQFIETNQYITFGTALAAFYFPVTIMCFLYWRIWRETKKRQKDLPNLQAGKKDSSKRSNSSDENTVVNHAPGNLLAFTQMGGNDHDTWRRPRSESSADAESVYMTNMVIDSGYHGMHSRKSSIKSTNTIKKSYTCFGSVKEWCIAWWHSGREDSDDFAYEQEEPSDLGYATPVTIETPLQSSVSRCTSMNVMRDNYSMGGSVSGVRPPSILLSDVSPTPLPRPPLASISQLQEMSAVTGNGNPIANANSSSNGNGAINNNNNSSNHNGNGTANGNGGTGGNGSGAAGNASHRDSRTLPVINRINSRSVSQDSVYTILIRLPSDGASSNAANGGGAGNAGGGGGGGGCGGAASTTLSLQGDCAPSIKMIHEDGPTTTSAAAPPVASAAAATRRPLPSRDSEFSLPLGRRMSHAQHDARLLNAKVIPKQLGKGAVGAGGVGGAHALMNARNAAKKKKKSQEKRQESKAAKTLSAILLSFIITWTPYNILVLIKPLTTCSDCIPTELWDFFYALCYINSTINPMCYALCNATFRRTYVRILTCKWHTRNREGMVRGVYN
- the LOC108009838 gene encoding uncharacterized protein → MGCSGSKTSATEEDTKSQKPASAKSNKTKMAGHKEYPASEAFTIPLESDDNPELPLNETLRQPPKRIQQMMQEAASSEPPTLEELEDKQLKAEQRRQELMQQKLEIIQKNTQMLMRSHEDIPAECEEETPEKD